One window of Candidatus Mycobacterium wuenschmannii genomic DNA carries:
- a CDS encoding MBL fold metallo-hydrolase — protein MSDPVRSPSFRQCCSAAVGLVRGSLRPRRPDERFIRSVVDTGLPTPGATVTVRALPQVPHSVPTAAIVEGTFSPQRIDNAMTSFVVTHPEATFVVDPAICVDVEERAIAQLPAVLRVAVHPPADVIPTIAGLAQSGLPPIDFALPTHAHWDHISGLLDFPGLPVYLHRAEHDWVSAGPVAPVGGVRDSLRDRPLIDYELDGPPVSTFTRSHDLFGDGSVILVDLQGHTPGSIGVLAHSQHGWILIAGDAAWHELQVENVRQKSGYPGVLVDEDRDETFKTLQRLHLARHTVRVIPTHDHQAALRLASRRAPGGRGDERRVPG, from the coding sequence ATGTCTGATCCGGTGCGCTCCCCCAGCTTTCGCCAATGCTGCTCGGCTGCAGTCGGATTGGTCCGGGGATCGCTGCGGCCACGCCGGCCCGACGAGCGCTTCATCCGCAGCGTGGTCGACACGGGGCTGCCGACCCCCGGCGCGACCGTCACCGTGAGGGCGCTGCCGCAGGTGCCGCACTCGGTGCCCACCGCGGCGATCGTCGAGGGCACCTTCTCGCCCCAGCGCATAGACAACGCGATGACGTCGTTCGTGGTGACACACCCGGAGGCGACATTCGTCGTGGATCCCGCAATCTGTGTGGATGTCGAGGAGCGGGCGATCGCTCAACTGCCGGCGGTGCTGCGGGTGGCAGTGCACCCGCCCGCGGATGTCATTCCGACCATCGCCGGCCTGGCCCAGTCAGGGCTGCCGCCAATCGATTTCGCGCTGCCGACGCACGCGCACTGGGACCACATCTCCGGCCTGCTCGACTTCCCCGGCCTGCCCGTTTACCTGCATCGCGCCGAACACGACTGGGTGAGCGCAGGGCCGGTCGCGCCGGTCGGCGGTGTCCGCGACTCGCTGCGCGACCGCCCGCTGATCGACTATGAGTTGGACGGGCCACCCGTGTCGACATTCACCCGATCACACGACCTGTTCGGCGACGGCTCGGTGATCCTGGTCGACCTGCAGGGGCACACCCCCGGCAGCATCGGCGTGCTCGCGCACAGCCAGCACGGATGGATCCTCATCGCCGGCGACGCCGCTTGGCACGAACTGCAGGTCGAGAACGTGCGGCAAAAGTCTGGCTACCCCGGCGTTCTGGTCGACGAGGACCGCGACGAGACGTTCAAGACATTGCAACGACTGCACCTTGCACGGCACACGGTGCGGGTCATCCCGACCCACGACCATCAGGCGGCGTTGCGGCTGGCTAGTCGCCGAGCGCCCGGCGGGCGGGGGGACGAGCGCCGGGTTCCCGGCTAG
- a CDS encoding PPOX class F420-dependent oxidoreductase, which produces MHRSDPLKTARYARLRSFRRDGRPVDTPIWFAMEDGQVVFRTKVGPNTRRLTYRPDVELVACDHRGRVRAGAATWAGRATILSGPQAEQANRVLHRRYGWQWNIVPMIKVPGVTNVHRDLCFGEKLRRTRDRGVWSDSVIVRVEASHV; this is translated from the coding sequence ATGCATAGATCCGATCCACTCAAGACCGCCCGCTACGCCCGACTGCGTTCCTTCCGTCGCGACGGCAGGCCCGTCGACACCCCGATCTGGTTCGCGATGGAAGACGGGCAGGTGGTGTTCCGCACCAAGGTCGGCCCGAATACCCGGCGGCTCACCTACCGTCCCGACGTCGAACTCGTCGCGTGTGATCACCGTGGCCGGGTGCGCGCCGGCGCGGCGACGTGGGCCGGACGCGCGACGATCCTGTCCGGTCCGCAGGCGGAGCAGGCCAACCGCGTACTGCACCGGCGCTACGGCTGGCAGTGGAACATCGTGCCGATGATCAAGGTGCCCGGCGTCACCAACGTCCACCGCGATCTCTGCTTCGGCGAAAAGCTGCGGCGGACTCGCGACCGGGGAGTCTGGTCCGACAGCGTCATCGTCCGGGTGGAGGCGTCCCATGTCTGA
- a CDS encoding MerR family transcriptional regulator, with translation MAAGLTIGGVAVETGVAATTLRYYEQIGLVPVPTRIGGQRRYDDSVLARLEVIGLCKAAGFTLDEIQVLFADDAPGRPASKALAEAKLVEIDERIDSLTRARAVIEWGMRCTCRSIDECSCGIHPPQPTAESA, from the coding sequence GTGGCCGCAGGATTGACGATCGGCGGGGTGGCCGTGGAAACGGGCGTCGCGGCCACCACGCTGCGCTATTACGAACAGATCGGGTTGGTGCCGGTGCCGACACGGATCGGTGGACAGCGGCGCTACGACGATTCGGTGCTGGCCCGCCTCGAGGTGATCGGGCTGTGCAAAGCGGCCGGGTTCACGCTGGACGAGATCCAGGTGCTGTTCGCCGACGATGCGCCCGGGCGACCGGCCAGTAAGGCCCTCGCCGAGGCCAAGCTGGTGGAGATCGATGAGCGCATCGACTCGTTGACCCGCGCGCGGGCCGTCATCGAGTGGGGGATGCGCTGCACCTGCCGGTCGATCGACGAGTGCAGCTGCGGCATTCACCCGCCGCAGCCGACAGCCGAATCTGCTTAG